The genomic DNA ATCGACTTTATGGAGTTGCTCCAGAAGCCAATTGATATCAACAAGATTTTCTTCCAGCTTCTGCTTGAACAGCGGCGGGTTCAGCAAGTCGCCCATGCGAATCCCGATCCGCGCCATTTTATCGCCATAGGACGGACCGATTCCGCGGCCAGTCGTGCCGATGCGACGGACACCTTTGGACTGCTCCGAAGCTTTATCGATCGCTTTATGGTAGGGCAAGATCAAGTGCGCGCGATCGCTGACGCCAAAATTCTTGGCGATCTTCACACCCTGCCCCTGCAAATGATCCATTTCTTCGATCAAGGCTCCTGGGTCCACCACAACGCCGTTTCCGATAAGACAGCGCGTGCCGCGATACAAGATGCCGGACGGGATCAAATGGAAAATGAACGTATCCCGCGCATTGATGACCGTATGGCCGGCATTGGAGCCACCTTGGTACCGCACGACCATATCGGCATCCTTGGCCAGAATGTCGACAATCTTTCCTTTGCCTTCGTCGCCCCACTGGGAGCCGATGATGACGAGATTCGCCATTGTTCGCTGCTTGCGCTCCTTCTTGACCTTGCTGCGCTCGAAAAAAAAGCCCTGACCGCGTATTGATCAGAGCCGGAAGGGCATCATGGTAGGATTCGCACCGCGGTTTGTCAAGCAGGGTTTTCAGGAACGAGCCCTCCCTTGTTCTGTCACCATACTTCTTTTCCTTCCAAAACCGGCCGTGCTTGGCCATTTCATAACCCCATCGTCTCTTCCTGCTCTCTGCCGATGGCGCACCACCTGGGCATTCGCTGCCAATTGTTTGCTCTCCCAAGACGGCGTGTGCCGCGCCCTTTTGCTGCGCGCGGCCCCTTCCCCTCCACGCAAAGGCGCGGGTCCTGGACCTTCCTCCCACCCTTTTCTTGACTGACAAAAACCGGCCGTGCTAGATTGCAGAGTTACGTCTGCACCCGTGTTCCTTGTTCGGTGCCTGTGCACATAGCGATACAAGCTTGCGTGGGGCTGTGGCGCAGTTGGGAGCGCGCGTGAATGGCATTCACGAGGTCGCCGGTTCAATCCCGGCCAGCTCCACCAAATCAAGCTTGTCCGACCAACATTCCGATTTGTGTGCAGGGATACCCCATCACGACTAGTCTCGGCGTCGTCGACTCTCGGTGCGTCTAGGAATGCTGAGGCTTCGTAGCAGGCACCTCCGCAGAACTGATCACCCCATCTGAGTGACACTGACCCATGCTCCAGCTTGAATCTGTTCATAAACAATTTTCAACCAAAGTGCTGCTCAGTGGCGCCACCGCTCACCTGCGCCCCGGCGCGCGCGTTGGACTGGTAGGCCCGAACGGGGCCGGAAAAACCACGCTGTTTCGGATGATCCTGGGTGAGGAATCCCCAGACAAGGGCACGATTCGCAAACGCCCCCGGTTGCGCATCGGCTATCTCCCGCAGGAATTGGAAACGATCGTCGGGAAAACCGTGCTCGATGCCGTGCACCGCGACATCTATCCAGAACATGAAGCCGAGCGGATCCTTTCTGGGCTCGGCTTTACTGAGGCCGACTTTGCGCGGCCGCTTGAAAATCTTTCCGGCGGCTACCGCATGCGGGTCGCCCTGGCGCATTTGCTGCTCTCGAACCCGGATGTGCTCATGCTCGATGAGCCGACAAATCACCTCGACAAACCAACCCAGCGTTGGTTTGAACGCTTTTTGCTCGACTCAAATCTCACCCTGTTGGTGATCAGTCACGACACGAAGTTCCTCGACGGCATTGCCACCCATATCTGGGAACTCCGCGACCGGGCGCTGCAGGAATATCGCGGGAACTATACGAAGTTTCAGGAATTGCGCGCAGCCAGGGACGCCCAGATCGAGGCGGCCGCCAATCGCCAGAGCAAGGAAGTGGCCCGCGTCCAGAATTTCATTGACCGGTTCCGGTACCAGGCGAATAAAGCCAAGCAGGTGCAGTCGCGCATCAAGCAACTGGATAAGGTCAAACTGATTGAGCGGCAACGCGATACTAAGCGCGTGCGCTTTAAGTTCCCGCTTCCGTCGGCCAGCGGCCGGCACGTGCTGGAACTCAAAGGCGTGGCCAAGAGTTACGGCGAGAAAATCATTTACCGGTCCCTGAATTTCACCGTGGAACGCGGGCAACGCATCGCGCTCGTGGGTGAAAACGGCGCTGGAAAAAGCACGCTGCTCAAGATGCTCGCCGGCGTGTTGCCGTTCGAAAAAGGATCGCGCCACGTCGGACATGGTGTCACCCTCCACTACTTCGCCCAGCATCAGGCCGAATCGTTGAATCAGGACGACACCATTCTGGAGTCCCTCGCCGAAGTGTCTGCCCAGGCAGAAACGAATTTTCTCCGCGGCATTGCCGGCGCCTTTCTCTTTTCAGGCGACGACCAGAAGAAGCCTATCAAGGCCCTCAGCGGAGGCGAGCGCAATCGCGTGGCTCTGGCTCGCATGCTGGTGGAACCGGCGAATACCCTGTTGCTCGACGAGCCGACGAATCACCTCGATCCTGCCTCCGTCGATATGCTGACCGACGCCATGACGGATTTTCCCGGGACCATCATTTTCATTTCCCACGACCCGACCTTCCTGGCCCGCGTCGCGACGCTCATCGTGGAAGTGGACGATGGCCATGCCAAAAATTACCTGGGCGATTACGAATACTATTTGTGGAAAAAGGCGCAGGAATTCGAATCGATCAAAGAAAATAGCGCAGAGCTGGCTGCGGCGAAGGCAGGTCAGTCGGCCGGCCCCACGAAAGCCATGACCTCGCAAGTCCAACCGAAATCTCAAGGCGGGGAACGGCGCGACTTGAGCAAGACCCAAGCACGCCTCGAGAAGCAGGTGTCACGCGCGGAGTCGGAGATCGCGGCCATGGAACAAAAGGTCAAAGCGCGTGAGCAGGAACTGGCCGATCCCGCGCTGTACCAACAGCTGGGTCGATGGAGCGAGCTTCAGCAAGAACAAGAGGGTTGGAAGAAGGAACTGGAACGGCTCACGGCGCGTTGGGAATCGCTCTCGGAAGAACTGC from Nitrospira sp. includes the following:
- a CDS encoding ATP-binding cassette domain-containing protein, which translates into the protein MLQLESVHKQFSTKVLLSGATAHLRPGARVGLVGPNGAGKTTLFRMILGEESPDKGTIRKRPRLRIGYLPQELETIVGKTVLDAVHRDIYPEHEAERILSGLGFTEADFARPLENLSGGYRMRVALAHLLLSNPDVLMLDEPTNHLDKPTQRWFERFLLDSNLTLLVISHDTKFLDGIATHIWELRDRALQEYRGNYTKFQELRAARDAQIEAAANRQSKEVARVQNFIDRFRYQANKAKQVQSRIKQLDKVKLIERQRDTKRVRFKFPLPSASGRHVLELKGVAKSYGEKIIYRSLNFTVERGQRIALVGENGAGKSTLLKMLAGVLPFEKGSRHVGHGVTLHYFAQHQAESLNQDDTILESLAEVSAQAETNFLRGIAGAFLFSGDDQKKPIKALSGGERNRVALARMLVEPANTLLLDEPTNHLDPASVDMLTDAMTDFPGTIIFISHDPTFLARVATLIVEVDDGHAKNYLGDYEYYLWKKAQEFESIKENSAELAAAKAGQSAGPTKAMTSQVQPKSQGGERRDLSKTQARLEKQVSRAESEIAAMEQKVKAREQELADPALYQQLGRWSELQQEQEGWKKELERLTARWESLSEELQDVREKLTAAG